Sequence from the Dysidea avara chromosome 5, odDysAvar1.4, whole genome shotgun sequence genome:
GACTGTTATTAAAGCTTCTTTGGCCTTAGTACTTCTTCTTTCTTACATTAGATCAATATACAACACAAACCTGGTTGAGGAGTAGGCTGTGGGGTGGGGTCTGGCGGGGAGTGTGCAGACAAATCTTGTCTTATTGACTGCAAAAGAAACATCACGGTGGCGTCTTGGGTGGCCTTCACATAGTCATCCATCGCTTTTATGAATTTATCAAACTGGTCTGTCACACCCATTGTTACTCCGGGCTGCATCCAGTTAATAAACTTTTGTGTCTTTTCTGTGTCTGTTGCGGCGGCATTTACACCTTGAGAAAGTTGAGTATCACGCATCAGACCATAAGGATATAAGTAAGGTATCAGTGAGTTCATCGGCAAGGCGTTCACCAACTTTGGTATGTTCTTTTCAA
This genomic interval carries:
- the LOC136256002 gene encoding uncharacterized protein, producing the protein MAYKTAFEKNIPKLVNALPMNSLIPYLYPYGLMRDTQLSQGVNAAATDTEKTQKFINWMQPGVTMGVTDQFDKFIKAMDDYVKATQDATVMFLLQSIRQDLSAHSPPDPTPQPTPQPEKIDPVAAKKKLYSQYNSFVALRIDPMLSALFTNEVVTFQEKQSIEHAQKQNMEGMKWFLDNVIIASLEQGMSEKFKGFIEVMENHDDPMLHKMAEKLR